The Phragmites australis chromosome 13, lpPhrAust1.1, whole genome shotgun sequence DNA window ATTTTTTCCTCCACACGATAGCTCCACCGCGCGTTGTGCGTTTGGGCCGGACCGGACTGCGTGGAAAGCTAGCAATAAAGCACGAGGCCGGAGCAGCATCAAATTGACTTGGATCGAGCGAACGATGGATGCAAGCTACTGCACAACACGTTTCCTGAACCCGCGGCCGACGCAAACGTTTATCGCCTAGTCGTGCTCTTCTCACTCGACCAGCCTAGGCCGAAGCACGGTTCACAAATGcatcggtaaccgcccaaaaatcacggttaccgaccttctcggtccggtccggtttcagaaaccgaacgataaccgaaatttgaattcaaaaaatttgaaaaaataaaaaataaaaaaattcaaaaaaaaaactagacacaattctaagaccttctgtgaaatttttttcaaaaataatgtcgtttgcatcatattctatagagagaaagtttgaaaaaaatgaaaaaaattgaagcgtggggctcagttattaactcacgttaaggaaaagtgtaacatgcaaacacatatttttcttgtgtaaaacatattttaagagaatctttaaaattgatttcactttatttagagttttattaaattctctatgatttttacaaagttcacaagcataaagtgaatatgttaagaaacaacactgtaattaactttttcatgtctactattatttttcctatgtaaatcatagtataaataagctaatgaaagtggtttcactaatttttgaggtgtgatgggtcagttatgaattaatctagtcacaacacatttacacaatcatgcatgttacaataactaattcatgagttcatgtatttttaaaagacataggatcatgtaagaagactaacaaaattattttcatgatttttggattagcaaagagtaaactatgcatttaacctggtttaacaaatacaatttctcacagaaaattttgaacatttttatgagtataaatacttttatcatgtagatcatgttacaaggaaaccaaaaaaatttgtttcacttgatttgaagctcagatgaattagttattgattttacaaggttgagccccCTTTTTTGGGTATTTTGTTGAACTgggctgaaattcgataaaaccgctcgataaatcgagaaaaccgagcggttaacgacccaaaccgctcggtaaccgaccaattcaaaaatgcgataaaatcgctcggtaatcgacccaaatcgctcggtaaccgactaaaaccgagcggttaccgaacggctaaaatcgcgattttttttccaaatttcaaattttgccaaatgaattttctccgattttttttgaatttttgaccggtaaccgcggttatcgcgtattttcggttaccgtcggagctcggtaaccgagctccggtcggtaacttCAACCCTGGGCCGGAGTTGGCCACGCTCACTAGGTTCCTCGTCGAGGCAGAGTCCACTGGGACTCATCGACGAAGAGGTACATATAAGGCTGAGCTCGTGGATAAGGATGTTGttagagcatctccagcagCTCTCCTAAAACGCATCCCCTACATCCCGCATATAGAGGTTCTTCCTAAAAGATTTATCCCCTATATTTCCTCACTCTCCAGTAGATCCCCTAAAACTCATTCCCAATATCTCAATCTCCAGCACGGTAGCCAGCAAGCTGCACCCCCAACCACCACCCAGCTCTCCACCTTCATACCATTTGTCACCGTCTCCCTCCTCTACTATGCCTCCTACCTCCTCGGGGTCTGGCACTAGTATGACTTCACCTCCCCCCTCCCAGTCCCCTTTCGCCTCCATCTCCATCGCCGTCTCTTGCACAACCACTGCCCCCATGAAGACGAAGACCCCATCTGCCCACTCCATCTCCCATTCCCGCCCCCTCAACTTCTCCGCGCACCACACGACAGCCATTGACAAGGTGCTCACCGTCGATGTGTACCACTAGTCGGGTACTGCACCTCGTTCCCATGGCCCACTAGTCACGACATCGCCTAGTTCGCTGAGCTTTGCGTGTTGCCTCTACTCATCGTCGCGACGGCCCTTTGCTAGTCGTTGCGTTAGCCCTCTGCTCGTTGGCACGATGGCACCAGGTGGCTGCTCCTCGTCGGGCCAGCCCTCTACTTGTCGGTGCGGTGGCACCAGGCGATAGCTCTTGGATGTGTCAGCCCATTGCTCCTGCTAGCATCGACCAGAGGCTCCTGGGGCCACGTCACTGCCCACTTGCTCTTGGGGCGACGCCGGCCACCTGCTCTTGGGCCCTGCCACACACGGGAGGAGGTGCGCGGGAGATGAGCGGGCGGGAGAGGGGCTCGCAGCAGGGGGGCAAAGGAATAGGGGATGGCTTCGGTCCCCTACTTTTGAGTGATGGGAAGCTGAGTTTAGGGGACTCCTAAAGATAGGGGATGAGATAGGGCATCTGCTGGAGAAACATTTTTGGCCCAAATCCCCTAAATTTAGCTCTAGAGCTTCAAATAGGGGCATTGCTAAAGATGCTCTTTAGAGTGCAAGACTCTTGGCTCAAGCTTGCTAGCCTGCCAGCCGTGCCCCTCGTTATACTATACCGCGCGCCTGGCACCAAAATTGGCAACAACCAAACTAAGGGCACGTTTGGTTGATAAAtaaggcatgtttggtttgagTCTAACCTTGAGGACGCTACTAACTCGCGCGTGCGCGTGAGCCGGTAAACTCGCGGCCCCTTCTGATAGCcccatcttttccttttttggaaACTTTTTTCCTCCAtgtctttctatttttggaaacttttctaaaaacttttttatcaaaacttttgagaaaaagtttagCTCAAACGTTTGAGAAAAAGTTTGGCTCAAAAGTTTTGTATCGGGACACTAGTGGGCTCTGTGGGCTATCTTGCTCGGACGCGCGACTTGGGCTGCTAGAGCGTGCCCGCAGAACATGATTTTCGCTAACCTTGCCACGTCTAAGCTTAGTTACACTATAGATTTTTAGGCAACTGTTTGATTGAATGTGATAAGCCACACTTTGTTAGCCCCCTGGCCCATATGTCATACATTCAGTTTTTTGACTAACTTTGTCACACCTGTGGCTATGAATTTATTAGCCACACTTGGCTAAACTTAGTGGCAAATATAGTTGCAATCCAAACATACTCTAATTTTGTCACACATTTTTTACTAAGGTGGTTAACATTAGTCTTGTCACACTTTTGTGGTATGAAAAATAGCCACCTTACCTTATGCAAAGGTAAGAAACTTGAGTTTATGACAAGTGGACCAAGAGCCTATGGAGTTAGACAGACTAAGGTGTGGCAGCAACCAAACAATGACTACTAAAATTGTGGCTATCTAAGGTTAGGTGTGGCAACCTTAGATCGCGATCCAAGTATGCCCTAACTCAAGCTGATCTTGTGGACAAATATTTGTAGTTTGTTGCAGTCTATCTCTTGTAATAAACCCTTGTACATGCATTGTATATCCTATCAATGGCAAGCAAATACCATCGCGTGTTCTCCCAACTCTCTCATGCTTTCATGGTATTAGATGCTCAGGTTTAGCCGCGCCGCATATCCTCTCCGCCGCGCGCACCATGGGCAATCCAAAGCCACATAGTATTTGGCTCTCTCCATCCAATCCTACAACATCAAGTTCGCCATTCCCTTCTCCCTCGAGCTCGTGCCCTCAATGACATCAAGTGGCACGAGTTGTTCTCCATCCTTCTTTGACGCTTCAACCTAACGAAGCATGTTGACGGTAAGGGTATGACTTCTAGTGACCCAAATAGTTGGAGGAAAGGCCCTAACCCATGTAAAAAAGTAGCCCATGTAAAGGCTCAAGAGTctccttgtaatatttgtatcCCACCAAGAGCTGGAGTGGGAGATTtacctctcctcctccacctataTAAAGTACCCAAGAGATCAAGGGTGGGGGATGTTGATCCCTCCCATATCCACTCTCTTCTCTTTGCCTGGAATAAACCCCTTCGGTTACTATTGATGATGATTGTTCCAACAAATAGCGACGACCGTGGGGAGCTAATTCCAAAGAGAGTGAGTAGGTGATGAGCCCATAGCTCCTTCgtatacgatcaataccgctaataatcctcaaatcatacaagatctaattacaagagcacgcgcacgataattagaccaccaggtgaactcgttccttactgttcatgtttccttggatggattattactaaattattgtgatgttttattgcatatgaacgtgggagaagcaccacaaccttactcggacgtcactcctcaaaggccaagtctactcggactcaaagctgagctctagtcgtgttcgttgtcgaagtcgagttccaggataaCACGTCAGttaaacgggcataactctctcatacaaagttcgttttaggtaatcttggacattctggaaagcttacgatgagccctttccaatggatatgagctcaaccaaatattccttataatttagtcagagtcaaaggaataaggtgctgtgTCATCGTTTTGAACCTTGCCGGGTTTTGTAAttgtgtcggagtcggagtccaggttgtgcacgtctctctccacggttgcataatcctaggtcgacctcctcacgcccctctatatatataaagtagccgtcgtagtttagacttgggtttagcttagattattctgtttaatacaatTTTgctgtttatcggtttgttgaaccccaaactcgagtgcttcttggcacggttgataaccacggagtagtggttacgagggttctTAATATGTTCTGATCGAAGCCTTTAGAtaatcaatgtcgaaactccactaatcgacttacaTATTagcttcggaagatcgggcaaacgcacaTCAGTGGGCCTTTGGCGGGCTTCGCCCCACGCCTGTGGGCCTTCGGACAGACGCTTGTGTGCCTTCGGACAGTCGAGCTTCGTCACCACGCGTGAGCCTTTGGGTCTGAGCTTTGTCACCATGCATGGGCCTTTGGACATGCAAGCTTCGCCCCATGCCTATGGGCCTTCGGACAGGCGGGCTTCTCCCCGCGTGCATGGTCTTCAGAAGCAACAGCTTGGGCCTTCGCGCAAGGGCAAGCCCTTCGCACATGGGCCTTAAGGATGGCAACCAGTGCAGGCTGGGTTTCGTAAGAAGCCATCAGGGCCTTCGTGCATGGCCTTCGGAAAGCAGCAACTTGGGCCTTTGCGCAAGGGCGAACCCTTCGCACATGGGCCTTCGAGAGCGGTAGCGTGCGTGGGCCTTCAACAACAACTGCACTCTCCACTCCTAGGTTGTGTTGATCATGAGTGACGTCCGTATCCTGCACGTTCCATCTAGCAGCTAGTTCGCTGATATCTTCACAAAAGGCTTGCCAACGGCGCTGTTCAATGAGTTCCGCTCGAGTCTCACCGTTTGATATTCTCCCGGATGATACTGAGAGGGACTATTAGAGTACAAGACTCCTGGCTCAAGCCTGCCAGCCATGCCTGCGCTACACCTGATGAGAATATGGCACGCCCGCACTATACTGTAGCGTGTCTGGCACAAGAATCAGTAACAGCCGAACTAACTCAAACTGATCTTGTGGATAGTTGGCTGTAGTTTGTTGTAGTCTTATCTCTTGTAACAAAACCCTTGTACATGATCAATGAGAAGCAAACGCCGTCGTGCGTTCTCCGAACTCTCTAACTCTTTCAGATGTTTCTAGCTCATTTGACAATTTGCTATGATGTGTTTGGTAATATGGGAAGAAGAGCACATGGTTTTTTGAAAACTTGAAGGAACATGAGGCAATTTCAATTTCAGTAGGGAATCGAGACCAAGCCTCGTGTTTTTTCTGCTCAGGAAAAATGTCTTAGCTTGCAGGACTAACCTGTCGTTCACAGCAGTATTTAAAAGTTTTAccgggagaaaaaaaagaacttcAATGAAATCCTGGTAAAAAGATGCCATGTATTAAATGTACCTTTGGTTCattcttctttctttatttttttccttctagatAATGCTTTTGTTTGTACAGAATTAAAtcattttttgaagaaaaaaactaaTTGAGTGAATGAAATCCTTGAGCAAGAAAATGGTAGTGCAGTTATGGTTGCATATCCTGAAGAGAGGTTGTTGGGGTATCCGATTTTCATATATTAATCATCCTTGAGAATCTAACATCGCAGAAAAGGAATCCTGAAAACTATTCACATAAAATCGTTCTGTAGCCTGCAGCCTTGTCCAAGCGCCTATAAAAGTGCAGGGTCCCTAGTGCAAAATGGCTCCAAGAAGAGCAGTCGTGCTCATGGTTCTGGTGCTGGTTTCGCTCGTCTTTGCAGGTACAGATCGTATGACAATTCGCATCATGCATATACATACTGGAGCAACGCCCCTGCCATGCTCATGCTCATGCCATTCTTTTACCTGACGATTTGATTCGGACTTCATTTGAAACAGCAGACCAAACCGAGGGAGACCCGCTGGTCAGAAGCCAAGGGCTCAGCACCGGCGATGGTGGCGGTGCGGGTGACGGCGGCCGGTGATCGGTCGTGGGGTGATGCGGAGGATCGAACGTGTTGTGTGGCTCGTACCTGTAGAGTTGCGCTTCCTGCCGCACCACCCGTTCCTGCCGAGGCAGCCTTCCGCGCGCCCAGCGGCCCTCGTGCGCGCCCCGTGCTCCGCGCGAAATCTCCCCTCCGTCCCCGGGCTCGTCCCCTCGCTATCCATCCGCCTCTCCTCCCCACCCAGACGCGCGCCAGCCGCCTCCAGGAACCACCCCAATCTCTCCGCGGATTCACCAAGATTCCTTCGCGTCGCGCGGCAAAAATCCCCACCCCTCGCGTGCGCagtgcgccgcgccgcgcctcgcctcgcctcgcggCTGGGGCTCTATTCTATCCGCTGCTCCACCGAGATGCCGGTCCTCCCCTCCACCGCGGGTCTgccccgcctccgcctccccctccccctccccctccccctcccgctCCGCCACTGCCCCttcctccgccaccgccgcgcctCCCACTACTCACCCCACCCGCGCCTCCTCCCCTTGGCCGCGGCGCTCCCGCCCCCGGCCCCCGACGCGCTCCTCCCTACGCAGGCCACGGGCCTCGTCGCGGCGTCGCAGGCCAACTTCATGCGCGTCATCGTGGACTCCGTTCCTCCGGGGCAGGACCTCGAGCGCCACCGCGGCTCCGACCTGCTCTGCGTCGTGCGGGCGCTGCTCAAGAAGATCCGCCGCCGCGTGCTCGTCGGGGACAAGGTCCTCGTGGGTGCCGTCGACTGGACCGACCGCCGCGGGATGATCGAGGACGTGTTCGAACGGAGGAGCGAGGTGGCTGACCCGCCCATCGCCAACGTCGACCGCCTCGTCGTGCTCTTCTCGCTCGACCAGCCAAGGCCCGAGCCGGCCACGCTCACCAGGTTCCTCGTCGAGGCTGAGTCCACGGGGATTCCCTTCGTGCTCGTCTTCAACAAGGTCGAGCTCGTCGACGAACAGGTACCAGTCGTCCACCACCCCCCGTGCGCCTCTTCATTCGAATTGGCTAGAATGGTTTCTAGTATAGTGTGTTGCATTGGAGTTATGAGGTTTGGATGACGATATTTCGAGCTGTGATGTGCTGATTGAAGTGGGAAGAAGAGAGCATGGTTTGTTAAAGGAGACAACTAAGAAGAGAAAATGAAATGGATAAAGGACCAATTTCAGTTTCAATACGGCATTTAGGCAGAGTCTCGTGTTTAGTTGCTCAGGAAAAAATTGTTTATTTGCTTGGCAGCTTGCAGGACTAACCTGTTCGTTACAGCAGTATTTCTACCTGTATCAACTATCAGAATTGAGCATCCCTTTTCAACAATTAAAACTTCAAGGGAAGATTGTATTTCGACTAATAAAGATCGCCTGTTTTGTATGTAATATTGCTAAATGCTGGCTATAGGTATTAGCTTCCGTGTTGTCATGGGTAAAACTTACAGATGCAAGCACATCTCCCCGTTTACTTAAATATCACTGTCAGAGACTTGTACATAATACATACCCGAagatatatgtataattttaaaAACATGTCATTGAGGATTGTGGCTTGTATTTGGAGCTTTGCTGGGTCTGGTAAAGCAAAATAATGGCCATCCCACTCATACATTCATGCTTTTGTTATCCTTGCCCtataatttaatttgaacaaatagCATGTCTGCATGTGCAATTGCTCAACTTCCAGTATTCATCAACTGTAAATGTGTAATGTGATATGCAAATTAATGCATTTATTGTATGCACTCCTATGTGTTCCTCATTCTATAGTCATATGGTTCAGTGATAGTTTTTGCTTTTTCCCTGCAGACCATAGCATACTGGAGAGATAGGTTGAAGAGTTGGGGTTATGATCCACTCTTTCTTAGTGTTGATCAGCAATTTGGATTTGCTGTTCTTGAAGAGATGTTGGAAGGACAAACAACTGTAGTTGTTGGTCCAAGCGGTGTTGGGAAGTCCAGTCTGATCAATGCGTTGAGGTGCAACCAAAACATATCAGAAGAAGATCCAATACATAAACTGGTTGAGCAGGTGGTATAGTCATTGCATCTTTTATGCCCTTGTTATGATTAATTTTTTGGtattattttttgaatcttCAATTAGCATTTAGAATTCATACCGAGTATTTCTTTGTTTTgtggttttataattttattagcTTTCTATGAAAAATGGCCCTCTTTCACCACATAACTTGTTAGCTGTGCAAGATGCATGGCTTATTAGGTTAAAATAGTACATTGAACTACAACCGATTTGGAACTAAGGACAAATTCTGACTCAGAGAAAACAGCATTTGGGATTTGTTATGTATTTGCAAGTTGGCTTGGCTTGGAGAACTGGTGGGATGAAGCTTGCCAAAGATGTGTAATGTGGTCTGTTACTTGATAGATACATGTTTGTCGTTTTTTCAGGGCACTTACAAACTGTGTATCACTTGTGTTTGATATCTTCTACTCCTCTCTCCATTGT harbors:
- the LOC133888654 gene encoding small ribosomal subunit biogenesis GTPase RsgA 1, mitochondrial-like is translated as MRRIERVVWLVPVELRFLPHHPFLPRQPSARPAALVRAPCSARNLPSVPGLVPSLSIRLSSPPRRAPAASRNHPNLSADSPRFLRVARQKSPPLACAVRRAAPRLASRLGLYSIRCSTEMPVLPSTAGLPRLRLPLPLPLPLPLRHCPFLRHRRASHYSPHPRLLPLAAALPPPAPDALLPTQATGLVAASQANFMRVIVDSVPPGQDLERHRGSDLLCVVRALLKKIRRRVLVGDKVLVGAVDWTDRRGMIEDVFERRSEVADPPIANVDRLVVLFSLDQPRPEPATLTRFLVEAESTGIPFVLVFNKVELVDEQTIAYWRDRLKSWGYDPLFLSVDQQFGFAVLEEMLEGQTTVVVGPSGVGKSSLINALRCNQNISEEDPIHKLVEQNSKWFGEQRVGTVSKKSGKGKHTTRHVSLLPIAGGGFLADTPGFNQPSLMKVTKKSLAETFPEIRTMLKENKPSKCLFNDCVHLGERGCVVKGDWERYSYYLQMLDEINIREEIQLRTFGTKREADVRYKTGTMGVKQAEPRLELKKHRRVSRKKINQSILDEIDDDLDDDELFDVKPRSRKR